In one Janibacter cremeus genomic region, the following are encoded:
- the prfA gene encoding peptide chain release factor 1, producing MLESVEALLTEHAELEAALADPAVIGDPDRLREVNQRYARLTPIVTAHRAHEEVLGDLDAARELAGEDPAFAEEIPALERAATEAEDRLRRLLIPRDPDDDNDVILEIKAGEGGAESALFAGDLLRMYLRHAEKRGWSTQILDATESDLGGYKDVHVAVSAKGTPAPGEAPWARLKYEGGVHRVQRVPVTESQGRIHTSAAGVWVMPDIGEMAEVDIGPNDLKVDVYRSSGPGGQSVNTTDSAVRITHLPTGTVVSCQNEKSQLQNKESALRVLRARLHQMAVDEAAAEAAETRASQVRTVDRSERIRTYNFPENRISDHRTGYKAHQLDSVLDGDLDAVIDSAVEADEAARLAALSGGEG from the coding sequence GTGCTCGAGTCCGTCGAGGCCCTGCTCACCGAGCACGCCGAGCTGGAGGCCGCCCTGGCCGACCCCGCCGTCATCGGTGACCCGGACCGCCTGCGCGAGGTCAACCAGCGCTACGCCCGGCTGACCCCGATCGTCACCGCGCACCGCGCCCACGAGGAGGTCCTCGGCGACCTCGACGCCGCCCGTGAGCTCGCGGGGGAGGACCCCGCCTTCGCCGAGGAGATCCCGGCCCTGGAGCGCGCCGCGACCGAGGCCGAGGACCGGCTGCGCCGCCTGCTCATCCCGCGCGATCCCGACGACGACAACGACGTCATCCTCGAGATCAAGGCGGGCGAAGGGGGAGCGGAGTCGGCTCTCTTCGCCGGTGACCTGCTGCGCATGTACCTGCGGCACGCGGAGAAGCGCGGGTGGAGCACGCAGATCCTCGACGCGACCGAGTCCGACCTCGGCGGCTACAAGGACGTGCACGTGGCGGTCTCCGCCAAGGGCACGCCCGCGCCCGGAGAGGCGCCGTGGGCCCGGCTGAAGTACGAAGGGGGCGTCCACCGCGTCCAGCGCGTACCCGTTACCGAGAGCCAGGGCCGCATCCACACCTCCGCCGCGGGCGTGTGGGTCATGCCGGACATCGGGGAGATGGCCGAGGTCGACATCGGCCCGAACGACCTGAAGGTCGACGTCTACCGCTCCTCCGGCCCGGGCGGGCAGTCGGTCAACACCACCGACTCCGCCGTGCGGATCACCCACCTGCCGACCGGGACCGTCGTCTCCTGCCAGAACGAGAAGTCCCAGCTGCAGAACAAGGAGTCGGCGCTGCGCGTGCTGCGCGCCCGCCTGCACCAGATGGCGGTGGACGAGGCCGCGGCCGAGGCCGCCGAGACCCGCGCCTCGCAGGTGCGTACCGTCGACCGGTCCGAGCGCATCCGCACCTACAACTTCCCCGAGAACCGGATCAGCGACCACCGCACCGGCTACAAGGCCCACCAGCTCGACTCCGTGCTCGACGGCGACCTCGACGCGGTCATCGACTCCGCGGTCGAGGCCGATGAGGCCGCGCGCCTGGCCGCGCTCTCCGGGGGCGAGGGGTGA
- the prmC gene encoding peptide chain release factor N(5)-glutamine methyltransferase: MTSLRAEVDQAVLVLTGADVPSPRADAMLLAAHAIGADRSEIERRMVLGGGVEPDQRRRLRALVAERAARVPLQHLTGTAPFRRLELQVGPGVFVPRPETEAVVDLALHGLIGPGGPAGSDAPTVVDLCTGSGALALAVADEVPGAHVTAVEVSDLALAWAARNIEVTGLAVDLVAADATAPAAGVPDLAGLVGRVDVVVSNPPYIPVGMVPLEPEVAEHDPRVALYGGSEDGLAIPLAVAATAATLLRPGGLLVMEHADSQGQSLPRALAATGEWLDVVDHPDLSGRPRATVARRAP; encoded by the coding sequence GTGACCTCCCTCCGGGCGGAGGTGGACCAGGCGGTCCTCGTCCTCACCGGGGCGGACGTGCCCTCGCCCCGGGCGGACGCGATGCTGCTGGCCGCCCACGCCATCGGGGCCGACCGCTCCGAGATCGAGCGCCGCATGGTCCTCGGCGGCGGGGTCGAGCCGGACCAGCGCAGGCGCCTGCGCGCACTCGTGGCCGAGCGGGCCGCCCGGGTGCCCCTGCAGCACCTCACTGGCACCGCCCCCTTCCGCCGTCTGGAGCTGCAGGTCGGGCCGGGGGTCTTCGTCCCCCGCCCCGAGACCGAGGCCGTCGTCGACCTCGCCCTCCACGGGCTGATCGGGCCGGGCGGTCCGGCCGGGAGCGACGCACCGACCGTCGTGGACCTGTGCACCGGCTCGGGGGCGCTCGCGCTCGCCGTCGCCGACGAGGTCCCCGGGGCGCACGTGACCGCCGTCGAGGTCAGCGACCTCGCGCTGGCGTGGGCGGCGCGCAACATCGAGGTCACCGGCCTGGCCGTCGACCTGGTCGCCGCCGATGCCACCGCACCGGCCGCCGGCGTGCCGGATCTGGCCGGGCTCGTCGGCCGCGTCGACGTCGTCGTGAGCAACCCGCCCTACATCCCCGTCGGGATGGTCCCGCTCGAGCCCGAGGTCGCCGAGCACGACCCCAGGGTCGCCCTGTACGGCGGGAGCGAGGACGGCCTGGCGATCCCGCTCGCGGTGGCCGCCACCGCCGCGACCCTGCTGCGTCCCGGTGGCCTGCTCGTGATGGAGCACGCCGACTCCCAGGGCCAGAGCCTGCCCCGCGCGCTCGCCGCGACGGGGGAGTGGCTCGACGTCGTCGACCACCCCGACCTCTCCGGCCGCCCCCGTGCGACCGTCGCCCGCCGCGCTCCCTGA
- a CDS encoding L-threonylcarbamoyladenylate synthase, producing the protein MSPVVDATTDRDASIEACVDAVRRGEVVVIPTDTVYGIGADAFDPAAVADVLAAKGRGREMPPPVLVPDTRTIDGLARDVPEQARRLVDALWPGPLTIVLWAQPSLRWDLGETGGTVALRMPDDEVALAVLRETGPLAVTSANRTGEPAATSVTDAAVQLGPSVAVYVDGGPRATVEPSTIIDCTGEYPQVLRQGAIERARLEEVLGADFDTAPAAPFAPDEEPAGSADAADGEEWNNPHRADPAEPTGSETPTHTSTDTEASDDR; encoded by the coding sequence ATGAGTCCCGTCGTCGATGCCACCACCGACCGCGACGCGAGCATCGAGGCCTGCGTCGACGCGGTCCGCCGCGGTGAGGTCGTGGTCATCCCCACCGACACCGTCTACGGGATCGGGGCCGACGCCTTCGACCCGGCCGCCGTCGCCGACGTCCTCGCGGCGAAGGGGAGGGGCCGCGAGATGCCCCCACCGGTCCTCGTGCCCGACACCCGCACCATCGACGGGCTCGCCCGTGACGTCCCGGAGCAGGCCCGCCGCCTCGTCGACGCGCTGTGGCCCGGCCCGCTGACCATCGTGCTGTGGGCCCAGCCCTCCCTCCGCTGGGACCTCGGCGAGACCGGCGGCACGGTCGCGCTGCGCATGCCCGACGACGAGGTCGCCCTGGCCGTCCTGCGCGAGACCGGCCCGCTCGCGGTGACCAGCGCCAACCGCACCGGCGAGCCGGCCGCGACCTCCGTCACCGACGCCGCCGTCCAGCTCGGCCCGAGCGTCGCCGTCTACGTCGACGGCGGCCCGCGCGCCACCGTCGAGCCGTCGACGATCATCGACTGCACCGGGGAGTACCCCCAGGTGCTGCGCCAGGGCGCGATCGAGCGCGCCCGACTCGAGGAGGTCCTCGGCGCCGACTTCGACACGGCGCCGGCCGCCCCCTTCGCCCCCGACGAGGAGCCGGCCGGGTCCGCCGACGCGGCCGACGGCGAAGAGTGGAACAATCCCCACCGTGCAGACCCGGCCGAGCCGACCGGGAGCGAGACCCCCACCCACACGTCCACCGACACGGAGGCCAGCGATGACCGATGA
- the glyA gene encoding serine hydroxymethyltransferase, whose product MTDDTFYGSDFGALRAFDPEIAGVLTSELERIRGGLQLIASENISSPEVLTSLGSTLSNKYAEGYPGRRYYGGCSEVDKAEVLAIERCKSLLGADHANVQAHSGASANQAVYGAFLAPGEKILAMSLPHGGHLTHGTKVSFSGKWFDAVHYGVHPETEDVDYDEMERLAKEHRPKVICSGGSAIPRLIDFERIRAICDEVGAIMWVDAAHFIGLVAGQAIPSPVPYADVVTFTTHKVLRGPRSGALVCKEEHAKALDKAIFPMMQGGPQMHTIAAKAVNFKECATPAYQEYAKSVIENAKVLADELGQRGIRPTTGGTDTHLALLDLQGVEVTGKDAEARCDAAGITLNKNAIPNDPQKPSIASGVRVGTPCVTTQGMGTDQMVTIAELIHTAVTKGDADPEHEVSREVRGTVTDLVTQFPAYPR is encoded by the coding sequence ATGACCGATGACACCTTCTACGGATCCGACTTCGGTGCGCTGCGCGCCTTCGACCCCGAGATCGCCGGCGTGCTCACCAGCGAGCTCGAGCGGATCCGTGGCGGACTGCAGCTCATCGCGAGCGAGAACATCTCCTCCCCGGAGGTGCTCACCTCCCTCGGCTCGACGCTGAGCAACAAGTACGCCGAGGGTTACCCGGGCCGCCGCTACTACGGGGGCTGCTCCGAGGTCGACAAGGCCGAGGTGCTGGCGATCGAGCGCTGCAAGAGCCTGCTCGGCGCCGACCACGCCAACGTCCAGGCCCACTCCGGCGCCAGCGCCAACCAGGCCGTCTACGGCGCCTTCCTCGCTCCGGGCGAGAAGATCCTGGCGATGTCGCTGCCGCACGGCGGGCACCTGACCCACGGCACCAAGGTCTCCTTCTCCGGCAAGTGGTTCGACGCCGTCCACTACGGCGTGCACCCCGAGACCGAGGACGTCGACTACGACGAGATGGAGCGCCTGGCCAAGGAGCACCGCCCCAAGGTCATCTGCTCGGGCGGCTCGGCGATCCCGCGCCTTATCGACTTCGAGCGCATCCGCGCGATCTGCGACGAGGTCGGCGCGATCATGTGGGTCGACGCGGCGCACTTCATCGGTCTCGTCGCCGGCCAGGCCATCCCGAGCCCGGTGCCCTACGCCGACGTCGTCACCTTCACCACGCACAAGGTGCTGCGCGGGCCGCGCTCCGGTGCGCTGGTGTGCAAGGAGGAGCACGCCAAGGCGCTCGACAAGGCGATCTTCCCGATGATGCAGGGCGGCCCGCAGATGCACACGATCGCGGCCAAGGCGGTCAACTTCAAGGAGTGCGCCACCCCCGCGTACCAGGAGTACGCGAAGTCCGTCATCGAGAACGCCAAGGTCCTCGCCGACGAGCTCGGTCAGCGCGGCATCCGCCCGACGACCGGCGGCACGGACACCCACCTCGCGCTGCTGGACCTGCAGGGCGTGGAGGTCACCGGCAAGGACGCCGAGGCGCGGTGCGACGCGGCCGGCATCACGCTGAACAAGAACGCCATCCCCAACGACCCGCAGAAGCCCTCGATCGCCTCCGGCGTCCGCGTCGGCACGCCGTGCGTGACCACGCAGGGGATGGGCACGGACCAGATGGTCACCATCGCCGAGCTGATCCACACGGCCGTGACGAAGGGGGACGCCGACCCCGAGCACGAGGTCTCCCGTGAGGTGCGCGGCACCGTCACCGACCTCGTGACGCAGTTCCCGGCCTACCCCCGCTGA
- a CDS encoding glycosyltransferase family 4 protein, with amino-acid sequence MREYVFVFLVALATTYVLVPLMRTLAVRVGAFTEVRERDVNVVPIPRLGGVAMFLGYAAATLVAWRMPFLSQVFESAELIGVLVGAGVVCLLGAIDDVRELDALTKLGGQLLAAAIIAFAGVQFFSLPLGVVTVLPAPLLVILTIFVVVLCINAVNFIDGLDGLAAGIVAIAAVAFFLYSYGITANISPPNVFSSATFVAAALAGSCMGFLPHNIYPAKLFMGDSGALTLGLLFAAATILNVGHIAPADVSANRVASTILPLLIPISIILLPLLDVLWAVVRRTARGQRPWHPDSQHLHHRMLQIGHGHRRAVLLLWLWALVLAMGAVSFVFLPPTAAAAGGAVMILVAAGLTAWLPRFSRPGHRPKRFDEEGHRLDA; translated from the coding sequence GTGAGGGAGTACGTCTTCGTCTTCCTCGTCGCGCTGGCGACGACCTACGTCCTCGTCCCGCTGATGCGCACGCTGGCCGTGCGCGTCGGTGCCTTCACCGAGGTGCGGGAGCGCGACGTCAACGTCGTGCCGATCCCGCGGCTCGGCGGTGTGGCGATGTTCCTGGGGTACGCCGCGGCGACGCTCGTCGCATGGCGGATGCCCTTCCTCAGCCAGGTCTTCGAGTCCGCCGAGCTCATCGGCGTCCTCGTCGGCGCGGGCGTCGTCTGCCTCCTCGGGGCGATCGACGACGTGCGCGAGCTCGATGCGCTGACCAAGCTCGGCGGGCAGCTCCTCGCGGCGGCGATCATCGCCTTCGCGGGCGTTCAGTTCTTCTCGCTGCCGCTCGGGGTGGTCACGGTCCTGCCGGCGCCGCTGCTGGTGATCCTGACGATCTTCGTCGTGGTGCTGTGCATCAACGCGGTGAACTTCATCGACGGCCTCGACGGGCTCGCCGCCGGGATCGTCGCCATCGCGGCGGTCGCCTTCTTCCTCTACAGCTACGGCATCACCGCCAACATCAGCCCGCCCAACGTCTTCTCCTCGGCGACCTTCGTCGCGGCGGCCCTGGCCGGCAGCTGCATGGGCTTCCTGCCGCACAACATCTATCCGGCGAAGCTGTTCATGGGGGACTCCGGGGCGCTGACCCTGGGACTGCTCTTCGCGGCGGCGACGATCCTCAACGTCGGCCACATCGCGCCGGCGGACGTCAGCGCCAACCGGGTGGCGTCGACGATCCTGCCGCTGCTCATCCCCATCTCGATCATCCTGCTGCCGCTGCTCGACGTGCTGTGGGCGGTGGTGCGGCGCACCGCACGGGGCCAGCGGCCGTGGCACCCGGACAGCCAGCACCTGCACCACCGGATGCTGCAGATCGGCCACGGGCACCGGCGCGCGGTGCTGCTGCTGTGGCTGTGGGCGCTCGTCCTCGCGATGGGTGCCGTCAGCTTCGTCTTCCTGCCGCCGACTGCGGCCGCTGCCGGGGGAGCGGTGATGATTCTCGTCGCAGCCGGTCTGACGGCGTGGCTGCCGCGCTTCTCCCGGCCCGGCCACCGACCCAAGAGATTCGACGAGGAAGGTCATCGCCTCGATGCGTGA
- a CDS encoding AtpZ/AtpI family protein — MSAAPGRASRPDAPRLVTKKLADPSATSRYEVDPTRPNPIVAADAMGSTVLAHLITGPVLFGGLGWLLDRWLGVTVFVAVGIILGMGLSLYIIWLRYGTSQAPTTDHPDGSTRAAAPHNEEIQ, encoded by the coding sequence ATGAGTGCCGCACCCGGCCGCGCCAGCCGACCCGACGCGCCGCGCCTGGTGACCAAGAAGCTCGCCGACCCGTCGGCCACCTCCCGCTACGAGGTCGACCCCACCCGCCCGAACCCGATCGTCGCGGCGGACGCCATGGGCTCGACCGTGCTCGCACACCTGATCACCGGACCGGTCCTCTTCGGGGGACTGGGCTGGCTGCTGGACCGCTGGCTGGGTGTCACCGTCTTCGTGGCCGTCGGCATCATCCTCGGGATGGGCCTGTCGCTCTACATCATCTGGCTCCGATACGGTACGTCCCAGGCACCCACGACCGACCACCCTGATGGGTCGACGCGCGCTGCCGCGCCACACAACGAGGAGATTCAGTGA
- the atpB gene encoding F0F1 ATP synthase subunit A — MTLTALAPTLAAAGGGESYQPPTPEIFWQPLFEVGGLTITNQMAWAAIITAVLSFAMIALSKRAAVLPSKGQWLFEGFYNFPRNSIARDMIGTKEFRRFVPLLFTLFTMVLFYNLAGSFFLTMNPVSGKVAFPIALTLVVYVVYHWVGIQRMGLGGYFKHMIPPGLPGWIVPFVFLLELVTYLITRPLTLALRLFGNMFAGHMVIYLFVTGAFFFLLHGDGVLLRLLSLPTFAMAGVMVLFEILVQFLQAFVFALLAASYIAGAVAEEHIPDDVAGAH; from the coding sequence GTGACCTTGACTGCGCTCGCGCCCACGCTGGCGGCCGCCGGAGGCGGGGAGAGCTACCAGCCCCCCACCCCGGAGATCTTCTGGCAACCCCTCTTCGAGGTGGGTGGCCTGACCATCACCAACCAGATGGCCTGGGCCGCGATCATCACCGCGGTGCTCTCCTTCGCCATGATCGCGCTGAGCAAGCGTGCGGCGGTCCTGCCGAGCAAGGGCCAGTGGCTCTTCGAGGGCTTCTACAACTTCCCGCGCAACTCCATCGCGCGCGACATGATCGGCACCAAGGAGTTCCGCCGGTTCGTGCCGCTGCTCTTCACGCTGTTCACGATGGTGCTGTTCTACAACCTCGCCGGGTCCTTCTTCCTGACGATGAACCCCGTCAGCGGCAAGGTCGCCTTCCCGATCGCCCTGACGCTCGTCGTCTACGTGGTCTACCACTGGGTCGGCATCCAGCGGATGGGGCTCGGTGGCTACTTCAAGCACATGATCCCGCCGGGGCTGCCCGGGTGGATCGTGCCCTTCGTCTTCCTCCTCGAGCTCGTGACCTACCTGATCACGCGACCGCTGACGCTGGCCCTGCGACTCTTCGGCAACATGTTCGCCGGCCACATGGTCATCTACCTGTTCGTCACCGGCGCCTTCTTCTTCCTGCTGCATGGCGACGGGGTGCTCCTGCGCCTGCTGTCGCTGCCGACCTTCGCGATGGCCGGTGTCATGGTCCTCTTCGAGATCCTGGTCCAGTTCCTCCAGGCCTTCGTCTTCGCCCTCCTGGCGGCCAGCTACATCGCCGGCGCCGTCGCCGAGGAGCACATCCCCGACGACGTCGCCGGGGCGCACTGA
- a CDS encoding ATP synthase F0 subunit C, giving the protein MDGSLNLIGYGLSAIGPAIAVGLIFAAYINGVARQPESRNLLQPIAILGFALAEALAIFGLVLAFVL; this is encoded by the coding sequence ATGGACGGCTCCCTCAACCTCATCGGTTACGGCCTCTCCGCCATCGGTCCGGCCATCGCCGTCGGGCTGATCTTCGCCGCGTACATCAACGGTGTTGCCCGTCAGCCCGAGTCGCGCAACCTGCTGCAGCCGATCGCCATCCTCGGCTTCGCCCTCGCCGAGGCGCTCGCCATCTTCGGTCTGGTGCTCGCCTTCGTCCTCTGA
- a CDS encoding F0F1 ATP synthase subunit B: MHITATASSVVGLAMAEGETMPLIPHWEELVFGLIMFAILYWVVAKKVVPNLEQAYAERHDAIEGGIALAENAQAEAEAAKAHYESQLAEARAEAAKIREDARAEGAAIVAEMRGQAQAEASRITESAHKQIEAERQQAAISLRGEVGRLSTDLAGRIVGHELQDSGSRQSLIDGFLTDLETGKVQPERVTTGRDA, encoded by the coding sequence GTGCACATCACCGCAACCGCCTCGTCGGTCGTGGGGCTCGCCATGGCGGAAGGGGAGACCATGCCTCTGATTCCGCACTGGGAAGAGCTCGTCTTCGGGCTGATCATGTTCGCGATCCTCTACTGGGTCGTCGCGAAGAAGGTCGTCCCGAACCTCGAGCAGGCCTACGCCGAGCGTCACGACGCGATCGAGGGCGGCATCGCCCTGGCGGAGAACGCCCAGGCCGAGGCCGAGGCCGCCAAGGCCCACTACGAGTCCCAGCTCGCCGAGGCCCGTGCCGAGGCCGCCAAGATCCGTGAGGACGCACGCGCCGAGGGCGCGGCCATCGTCGCGGAGATGCGCGGTCAGGCCCAGGCCGAGGCCAGCCGGATCACCGAGTCGGCGCACAAGCAGATCGAGGCGGAGCGCCAGCAGGCGGCCATCTCCCTGCGCGGTGAGGTGGGTCGTCTCTCGACCGACCTGGCCGGCCGCATCGTCGGTCACGAGCTGCAGGACTCCGGGAGCCGCCAGAGCCTCATCGACGGCTTCCTGACCGACCTCGAGACGGGCAAGGTCCAGCCGGAGCGCGTCACGACGGGTCGTGACGCCTGA
- a CDS encoding F0F1 ATP synthase subunit delta — protein MRGSSRTAVLEGRPAFESALTSGDPAVVADELFAVVGLLDDNATLRRSVADPSREGSDKSGLVTRLLGGKISEGTVGAVASLAAQRWSADRDLTDTLERFAVEAALKGAEDNRAIDQVEDELFRFERVVAGNPELRDALANRQGDRAGKAELVSSLLEGKTRPETLRLARQAVLAPRGRRFSRTIEEYLRVAAERRQQYTAVVMTAVDLTDAQRTRLSDALQRVYGKAVQLHVVHDEDVIGGLRVQIGDEVVDGTVLRRLDEAKRHLAG, from the coding sequence ATGCGAGGTTCCTCCCGCACTGCCGTCCTCGAGGGTCGTCCGGCCTTCGAGTCGGCGCTGACGTCCGGTGACCCGGCCGTCGTGGCGGACGAGCTCTTCGCCGTGGTCGGGCTGCTCGACGACAACGCGACCCTGCGTCGCAGCGTCGCCGACCCCTCCCGCGAGGGCAGCGACAAGTCGGGTCTGGTGACCCGGCTGCTCGGCGGCAAGATCTCCGAGGGCACCGTCGGTGCCGTCGCGAGCCTGGCCGCCCAGCGGTGGTCGGCCGATCGGGACCTCACCGACACGCTCGAGCGTTTCGCCGTCGAGGCCGCACTCAAGGGTGCCGAGGACAACCGGGCGATCGATCAGGTCGAGGACGAGCTCTTCCGCTTCGAGCGGGTCGTCGCGGGCAACCCCGAGCTGCGCGACGCGCTCGCCAACCGCCAGGGTGACCGGGCCGGCAAGGCCGAGCTCGTCAGCTCGCTCCTGGAGGGCAAGACCCGTCCGGAGACGCTGCGTCTGGCACGACAGGCCGTTCTGGCTCCGCGCGGTCGGCGTTTCTCGCGGACCATCGAGGAGTACCTCCGAGTCGCGGCCGAGCGTCGTCAGCAGTACACCGCGGTCGTCATGACGGCGGTCGACCTCACCGACGCACAGCGCACCCGGCTCTCGGACGCTCTGCAGCGGGTCTACGGCAAGGCGGTCCAGCTGCACGTCGTCCACGACGAGGACGTCATCGGCGGCCTCCGGGTCCAGATCGGCGACGAGGTCGTCGACGGGACCGTCCTGCGCCGCCTCGACGAGGCAAAGCGACACCTGGCCGGCTGA
- the atpA gene encoding F0F1 ATP synthase subunit alpha: protein MTELSIRPEEIRDALDGYVQSYNPGAASREEVGRVTDTGDGIAHVEGLPSAMTNELLEFEDGTLGLALNLDVHEIGVVVLGDFSKLEEGQEVKRTGEVLSVPIGDNFLGRVVNPLGQPIDGLGEVVSEGRRALELQAPSVVDRKSVHEPLQSGIKAIDAMIPVGRGQRQLIIGDRQTGKTTVAVDTIINQKQAWETGDPNQQVRCIYVAIGQKGSTIASVKGSLEEAGAMEYTTIVAAPASDAAGFKYLAPFTGSAIGQHWMYQGKHVLIVFDDLSKQAEAYRSMSLLLRRPPGREAYPGDVFYLHSRLLERCAKLSDEMGAGSMTGLPIIETKAGDVSAYIPTNVISITDGQIYLQADLFNSDVRPAIDVGVSVSRVGGDAQIKPMKKVAGRLKLDLAQYRSLEAFAMFASDLDPTSKQQLARGARLVELLKQRQANPFPVEDQVVSVWAGTTGRLDDVAVGDISRFESEWIDYLHRNEQGLLDALRERGDWEDSTQQALASAFDAFRPTFVAGDADEVPLGSAEEDGDDALDSSQEQIVKQKR from the coding sequence ATGACGGAGCTTTCGATCCGTCCGGAGGAGATCCGGGACGCCCTGGACGGCTACGTGCAGTCCTACAACCCGGGCGCGGCCTCCCGTGAAGAGGTCGGCCGCGTCACCGACACCGGTGACGGCATCGCCCACGTCGAGGGCCTGCCCTCGGCCATGACGAACGAGCTGCTCGAGTTCGAGGACGGCACGCTCGGCCTCGCACTCAACCTCGACGTCCACGAGATCGGTGTCGTCGTCCTCGGCGACTTCTCCAAGCTCGAGGAGGGCCAGGAGGTCAAGCGCACCGGCGAGGTCCTCTCGGTCCCGATCGGTGACAACTTCCTCGGCCGCGTCGTCAACCCGCTCGGCCAGCCGATCGACGGCCTCGGCGAGGTCGTCTCCGAGGGGCGTCGCGCGCTCGAGCTGCAGGCTCCGAGCGTCGTCGACCGCAAGTCGGTCCACGAGCCGCTGCAGTCGGGCATCAAGGCCATCGACGCCATGATCCCGGTCGGCCGTGGCCAGCGTCAGCTGATCATCGGTGACCGCCAGACCGGCAAGACCACGGTCGCGGTCGACACGATCATCAACCAGAAGCAGGCCTGGGAGACCGGCGACCCGAACCAGCAGGTGCGCTGCATCTACGTCGCCATCGGTCAGAAGGGCTCGACGATCGCCTCGGTCAAGGGCTCCCTCGAGGAGGCCGGCGCGATGGAGTACACGACCATCGTCGCGGCCCCCGCGTCCGACGCGGCCGGCTTCAAGTACCTGGCACCCTTCACCGGGTCGGCCATCGGTCAGCACTGGATGTACCAGGGCAAGCACGTCCTCATCGTCTTCGACGACCTGAGCAAGCAGGCCGAGGCCTACCGCTCGATGTCGCTGCTGCTGCGCCGCCCGCCGGGCCGTGAGGCCTACCCGGGTGACGTCTTCTACCTGCACTCGCGCCTGCTGGAGCGCTGCGCCAAGCTCTCCGACGAGATGGGCGCCGGCTCGATGACCGGTCTGCCGATCATCGAGACGAAGGCCGGTGACGTCTCGGCGTACATCCCGACCAACGTCATCTCCATCACCGACGGCCAGATCTACCTGCAGGCCGACCTGTTCAACTCGGACGTCCGCCCCGCCATCGACGTGGGTGTCTCGGTCTCCCGAGTCGGCGGTGACGCGCAGATCAAGCCGATGAAGAAGGTCGCGGGTCGTCTCAAGCTCGACCTGGCCCAGTACCGCTCCCTCGAGGCCTTCGCGATGTTCGCGTCCGACCTCGACCCGACCTCGAAGCAGCAGCTGGCCCGGGGCGCCCGCCTCGTCGAGCTGCTCAAGCAGCGCCAGGCCAACCCGTTCCCGGTCGAGGACCAGGTCGTCTCGGTCTGGGCCGGTACCACCGGTCGTCTCGACGACGTCGCGGTCGGCGACATCTCGCGCTTCGAGTCCGAGTGGATCGACTACCTGCACCGCAACGAGCAGGGCCTGCTCGACGCGCTGCGCGAGCGCGGCGACTGGGAGGACTCGACCCAGCAGGCGCTGGCCTCGGCCTTCGACGCCTTCCGTCCGACCTTCGTCGCGGGCGACGCCGACGAGGTGCCGCTGGGCAGCGCCGAGGAGGACGGCGACGACGCGCTCGACTCCTCGCAGGAGCAGATCGTCAAGCAGAAGCGCTGA
- a CDS encoding F0F1 ATP synthase subunit gamma, producing the protein MGAQIREYRQRIRSVSATKKITRAMELMAASRVVKAQQAVRESTPYARALTRAASAVATYSDEDHPLTTEREDVTRAALVVVAADRGLAGGYNANVLKEGERVAARLRDEGKEVVPYLVGRRAVSFYSFRKREYAAEWTGFTEKPKFENAREIGERLVADFQADREDGGVDEVHVVSTRFVSMVGQEPEAVRLLPLEVVEGVEEPEGDEIYPLYDFEPNAEELLDTLLPRYVNARIFNALLHAAASELAARQRAMKSATDNAEELIKKYTRLANQARQAEITQEISEIVGGASALAESK; encoded by the coding sequence ATGGGAGCGCAGATCCGGGAGTACCGGCAGCGCATCCGGTCCGTCAGTGCGACCAAGAAGATCACGCGCGCCATGGAGCTCATGGCAGCGTCGCGGGTCGTCAAGGCACAGCAGGCCGTGCGTGAGTCAACGCCGTATGCGCGTGCCCTGACCCGCGCGGCGTCGGCCGTGGCCACGTACTCCGACGAGGACCACCCCCTGACCACGGAGCGCGAGGACGTCACGCGTGCAGCGCTCGTCGTCGTCGCGGCCGACCGTGGCCTCGCGGGCGGGTACAACGCCAACGTCCTCAAGGAGGGCGAGCGCGTCGCCGCGCGGCTGCGTGACGAGGGCAAGGAGGTCGTGCCCTACCTCGTCGGTCGGCGCGCGGTCTCGTTCTACTCCTTCCGCAAGCGTGAGTACGCGGCCGAGTGGACCGGGTTCACCGAGAAGCCGAAGTTCGAGAACGCCCGCGAGATCGGCGAGCGGCTCGTCGCGGACTTCCAGGCCGACCGGGAGGACGGGGGCGTGGACGAGGTCCACGTCGTCTCCACCCGATTCGTGTCGATGGTCGGCCAGGAGCCGGAGGCGGTCCGACTGCTGCCGCTCGAGGTCGTCGAGGGCGTCGAGGAGCCGGAGGGCGACGAGATCTACCCGCTCTACGACTTCGAGCCCAACGCCGAGGAGCTGCTCGACACGCTGCTGCCGCGCTACGTGAACGCGCGCATCTTCAACGCCCTCCTGCACGCGGCCGCCTCCGAGCTCGCGGCGCGCCAGCGCGCCATGAAGTCGGCGACCGACAACGCCGAGGAGCTCATCAAGAAGTACACCCGGCTGGCCAACCAGGCCCGCCAGGCCGAGATCACCCAGGAGATCTCCGAGATCGTCGGCGGCGCCAGCGCCCTGGCCGAGTCCAAGTGA